ACAGTGGTCTACAGCAGCCAATGAGCCACACATAATTAAATTGAAAGCTTCTCAATCCACATTTAGTAATAATAGAACACTAAAACAACATAATTTCAACCTTGTTTTACTTTCTTCTAACAGtgtacaagaagaaaaaaaatcactttgacCATGTGAACTATTACTATTTATTAGGGTTGTGAATCTTTGGGTAAACTTCGATTCGATTCACGGTTCATAGTTTTTCGATTTGATTCAataacgatttttgcaaatttagaatgattcaatttgatttgattcacaattaaatttgtttcgattccattataacgattttgtcactgttttttatccattgttagatgctagtttaatgatgctatgGCATGACATGCCATATGTAGAAATGTGTGTAAGACAAGAATTTTTAAAAAGagctttaaaagtattatttaacaGCTAACATTTCGTAATGCCAGGGGCATAGCCACCATTTccaaagtgacagaaatgtcaaatacaataattctacgtatttatttattagtaaaactattattataattatttttatttatttttttacaaggaattgtTATTTTCTTAACTATTACTTTGAATTTGCTATAAGAAATCAAATCAGTGCTGGAAAATAATCTATCATTTGTAATCTATCATTTGACATTATCCTAATGGCAAttgtatgattgttttatatacaacaaacaattatttaaattttccgCACAGAAttaggtagaaaatatactttatactttATGTATCTGTACTATTATTTCTGTCTCACAATGAATGTACTCCAACCTATCCAGATCCTCACCATCAATCTATCGAGTAAGCAAAAAACAATACAAGAACATTTATGTTAATCTGGTCAGTGATCGAAACTCATGCATGAATTTCTCTGAAAGAACAATTCAACCAGTGCCGCAACATTCTACAAAGCCTTTAGAATTGAAAGTAAAATAGCAGGATGAGTCTCATGCATATTATCAAAGCAAAAAAATCATccttgttcagtttaaatagtgtctgtgcatttatttgcaatcaagtcaaagatatagatgtagatgaagtgaccccaactaagcaagccagaggtgacagcggcaaggaaccgaaactccattggtgtcAGAATGGAGGAagttcttctctgaccagacgaaaccagcagttcaattccaggctgcagcaaagtcagattgtgcagaagaatcatctgtttcctgtggtcttgtcctggtggtcgtctgagataAGGTCTGTACAGGcaatctgtatctggggctctagttgtcctggtctctgctgtctttcagggcagtagaggtccttcaaatagtgaggtgctaaaccattcagggctttataagtaataagcaatattttaaaatctatacgatgtttgatagggagccagtgcagcgttgacaggaccgggctaatatggtcatacttcctggttctagtaagaactctttctgctgcattttggactagctgtagtttgtttactaagcgtacaGAACAATCAACCAATAAAGCATTAGAATTATCGACTGTGCatttcattagtttttcaaattggtgtgtttcaccaggccactgagaaatatagagctgagtattattagcataacagtgaaagctaacaccatgtttcctgatgatatctcccaagggtaacatataaagcatgaagagtagtggccctagtactgagccttgaggtactccatactgcacttgtgattgatatgatacctcttcattcactgctatgaattgatggcagtcatataagtaggatttaaacaatgctaatgcacttccattaatgccaacaaagtgttcaagtctatgcaaaagaattttGTGGTAAGTTGTGTCAAACTTTACCTTCTAGATAATTTCAACAGCATTTTTGTGTCCCTATAATATATGCCTTATAATAAATTCAGTAAACACATTTCTATATCGTTTTTACCTTCTTCTTACAGACATGAGTTATGCTGTTCAAAGTATATTAAATCACTTGACTCTCTATCATGATTCAAATATGGCATACATTTTAGTCAGATATTGTACTTCCCAACTCTGTTTGTCATGCTTTGCCTGTTTGGGTTTTGTTTAgttcttttgtaattttaaaataattagaaaGTGATCTGGAACAGGTTGTTTGTCAAATTTTATAAAAAGTTGGATGATTAAAAAAGCAACTGCAGACCAggtattactttttaataattttgcatgaTTAAGCAAGAAAAAACAAGAATCTGATTGTCTCTGGTAATGTAGTACAAGTAAAATACAATTCATTTAGTACAGAACAATTAATGTAAAACTGAATAtggaacaaaaaaacacatttatgacaAGAAGAAATTTACCCTCCGATATTCATCAAAATGCCATTAGAAATTAAGCatgtaaaatataacattatatttgaaggaaaacattaaaacaagttCAGGAATCCAAACAGAGGAACAAGTAAAAGCATCAGAGAAGCACACAGACGAGAAGCCTCGGAAACTTTCACTTGCTGTGGGACCCATTTATCTGTGGACAGGGAACAAATGcagtaaaatgtaatgtattgagAGCAGAAATCAACAGAAacctttatttgtaaaataaataaataaatatttaatttaaagtttaatgATTACCTGTGCTTCCTTCAGATAACATCAGAGGACCCAAGGATATGGAAGCACTGTCATGGAAGTCCAGAGACCTGCGCTCTCTCCACTGGTGTTCAGAGTTACAGTCCTAAAAGAGAAATGCAAAAACCCAGTTCCGTGAATGCAAATATCATTGCACAAACATGAAAAGGCATGCACAACGTCTCCAGCAGAAGACAAGCTTTACCACCATGGAGATTAAGGGTAAAATTTTCCTTCCAATTTTTAATGTTTGATCAACAGGGTTTTATAAGTGGTAAATTCTTAAACCCTTACAATTTAACCATTACATCCTATacacagaaatatattaataattctgAGAGGTTTTGTAAACTCACCGTTGAGCAGCGATTGCTTGACAGAAGGCACAGGTGAACAGCGCAGTGCAGGTAAAGTTTAGTGGAGTTTGCAGTGAAGATGAACATCCTGAAGGAGAAACGGCTGGATGTCGAGACGCCGTTCTGCAGCAGCTCCACTGTGTCATCATTTGGATTGGGACACCTGAGAATATTAACAATGACAATCAACAAATCTAATTATTTTAACTTGAAATGCATTCAAATCAAAAGCGCTTTCTTGTAAATCATAACTCATTTGCATTACATGCACAATAAATTAATGGAAGTCTTTGCATTAGTACTGAAAGATTATATATCAGCTCATCTTAAAGGGATGTATAATATTTAATCAGTCTATGTGCAGATAAATCATCTTTTTATGTTATAGTGAGTTAAGACTGGGCGTTAAAGAATAGATAAAACAACATTGCTTTACTCTGTGAGGATGAGATCCCAGCGGAGACTGTAATCAGGATCATTCTCAGGTGTAGCCCAACACGTGTCCATCACCAGAGCAAACTGACGGCTGTCAACCCCCTCGACACGAACTTCCACATTCATCTTCTGGTCCAGCTCTGCATCCACTCTACCAGTGAAGGGCCGAGTAAACTCATCATCCTCATATGGAATCATCCGAACCTGATATCTGCCTTCTCCAGCGGGAAGAGTCTTGTGCACAATGCTGGTGAAATAATGGATAGACCTGTGTTAAAACTACTCTGCTTTATGGCTATAATTGTACTCCTTTAATAAAACAGCAAATCTGAATTTGACTCGCACCTCTCCAGTGGATTGATTTCCACATTCATggaaagtgtttgtgtttgaggaTAAGCACAGCTGAAAGAAAGCTTGAGGATTTTCTCTCTGCTGATGAGACCTTCTGACCTCGGTGTCCCCAGAATATAGTTACTGTAGATGAAGTGGGTGCCGTTGGCCTGTGAACAACATGtttaacattttgaatgaattgaaaacattaaaaactttacAAATTATAAAACCCCCAAAAGTTAAAAAATTATCATCTGATTCAACTCTGTTGGTTTTATCAAACACTACAAATGTTTGGATGGTGTATTTGATTAGATTATTCATAATATATCCTACCAGAAGATTTGTGCCACAGATATGTTCATCATTATCAAAATGGAATTCCACTCTGCCATTCCGGACTGTTCCTCTGCAGCTGGGATCATTGAGGTGTAAGACGTCAGCTGGAAAACCAGCCTCAAAGAGCTGACAGCGAGACACAGACATGGAGCCAGAGCTGCTTTCACAGCTTTCTGAgaagtctgagagagagagagaaaaaaaatctaatgattgtcagaaatattaaacaattaaatgtttaaaaaaaaatcatgtttcatattTGTTGTGGAATGTTACCAACCAAACGAGTCAGCTTGAGGTCTGGGTAGGTCATCGTTACACAAACAGCCATAGACACCACTTTTCTTCCCACACCACTCATCTTCAGAGCAGCTGAGCTCAGAGCAGCGATCCCTCACATCTAAGAGAAGCAGAGATAGATGAAATATAAGAGACATTAAGTCATAATAACAGAGCCAGAGCTCAACATTCTGAGCACCCTGAATAATCTTTGCTTTACATTCCTCaaggtaataaaaaataaatacatttctaacgATTTAAAGTGAATTTCAAAATGTTCAATAATTTTCCCACTGAGATACACAAATATTAGCGTGTTAGTATTTTTAGTCTGTTAGTCTATTTTAACTGggattttataaatttatttttaaattatctatATAAACACCCTATACATGTCTAAGTCTATGTTAGCTGTGGAATTGCAACTAAGAACTAGCAATGTCAGATTTGTTACAGGTTAGATTAGCAAAATCAGTTCATGAATCAAAGCTCTTTCATGGACTGAATAAATTTGGAAGCAGTTTGTCAAAAAATGATCTGGGTTGAATGACATGTTAATAAGACTTACCACACCACAGAGCCGAGCGCCATTCTGGGATCTGTATCTCCAAGATGGCACAAGCTGTCTCATAGGCCTCAACAGCTGAACATAACATGCCATTTGCACGTGTGTACAGACACAGATCATACACACAAGAGTAGTAGTAAGGTGCAGGGTCAACATGAAGATGGCAGTTCTGGAAGGGGCCAGTGGTGTTGGTGATAATACTACAGAGATCAGAATATCTCTGTCTGGATGGACACTCATCAGCATTACCAGTCTGGTCTCTGGCACCACAGCTGAAGAACACATGAAAAAATGAAGGTCAGTTAAATGGTTACACTATTTCATCTCTTGGACAAAGAAAGAGTTCACAGGTGAACAACAAACATTATTCTCAACTTGTTTTTAGGCAATAAATTTGCATGAGATATTTTAAATTGGACACTGTGTATTAACTctataaaatactaaatatagtaaacaaaagaaaaaagtaaacctTTGGACCTTTTTCCCTGTCCAGTTTTATTATCAAAATAAACCTGAGAATGACCGACCAGGTAAAAACAGCTGTCCTAACGTCTCATGGTTCTTACCCTGGAATGCTGGTGTCTGATTGCCAGCTGTGGCCAAATGAATCATCATCAGGAGCGGGGTCTCCACTCGGCAGCACTTTGTCATCTGCAGGATTACCATTGAAATTTCCACACATTCCGCACAGAGATCCATAGAATCTTTCACTTGCTCTGACTAGAAGACTGTTATGTCCATCAAAATGGACAATGAATTCATTGAAAGCATTTAGAATTACGAATCCCTGCTCCTCACGTATCTCTACTAGATCATTGTTTTGATACGTTGGTGAGTCAATGGCGGTCCCATCAACCTAGAAGGAAATCATAAAATCTCaaaagagagaaagtgaaagataatattttttacatttacatttgaagtCCAACTTACTTTAACTTTCCTGTTCTGCCCAATTGTGATGTGCGTCTGTAGTCCATGCTGAGACAACCAAACATCCACTGCAGACACAAATGATACCACCATGTTCCCACGGTGCCTGTTGGTGGCCACCACACGGAACTCCAGATCATTTTCGGTTACATTACCACAGGTCTGAGCAATCTCATATGAGCAAGTTCCCTAACAGAACACAATGCACATAGTCTTCATCATTTCTTTCATTTGCAAAACAGCTGCAACTTCATACCAAGATGTTTCTTGTAAGAcattaaataaattcacaaataaaataattttcagtgcCATGTAAAATATTATGCTGTATATttagtatattagtatattttatatatttgtatagtcTGTAAATATATTTGCCGTTTAGATAGTCTAACACCAATAACCCTCCTTTGAATAAACTGGACTGTTAAAGAAGTTATCCCCTAGAATTGGgtcataaaacaacagttaagGTAATTGTCTAAAAAAATAGCAGAGATTACTAATTCATACCTGAAAGTGGGCCACAGCTCCATCAAAGGTGATGTAGTGGGGGTCACCCCAGACTGTGCAGGTAGACATTGGACTGTAGCAGTCACGATGTCCATTTCTGACCGCACAATCCATGGTCGGTGGGCAGCCAGATGGAGAGCAGCGTAGATCATTTGGAGCAAAACACTGACAGCGTTGGGAACATGTTGAATCCCAGAACTGTTCAccaatctataaaaaaataatgataatgatgtaCTTTAAGTTTTCATGACATAATGTCAATGAGTATATTCACCtacaaaaaaaacctttaagaTACAGCATCATCATAAAGCTGTGTGCCTCATTATCCTTTGCCCCTATGTGATAATACTTAAACGAAAACATAATACTTAAATCCTTACATTATAGTAGAATCCGTCATACAAGCAGCCACATTGCTCCACTGGTATGCAGAGTCCTCCACTCCTCACAAATCCCTCATCACAGAAACAACCTTCGGAGCATGTGTGTTCACAGCTAGCATCAATGCTGCTGGCGCATGTATGGCCACAGTCTGTGCCACACACCTCATAATGGCTGTTTGGGATGTTTGAGGAGCACTCCATGACTAGAAATGCAACAACAAAATTTATTTGTAGAATGCAATTAATATCATGTGCAATATGAAATCTTTGAAATAAAAGGGGAAAACTCAttgaataaagaaaacaaatgcatttgtggttggtatttttacaaattttacagACTGTACTTACCACAGGATGCACTTTCTCTCCAGGGATAGACAACAGTATTGGCAGATTGACAAGCACTCACATAGGCTTGGACAGAGTGACACAAGACATCATTACTGTTCTCAGAAATGCACACATCAAACACACAGTTATCAAAGTAGGCTTGTGGATCGACAGAACCATGGCAGAAGCTAAAGGGACCCTGACTGTCCCTGATGATCTCACACAAGGCTTGTGAGATCAGAGTTGTGCTCGCATCGTGGCAATTGCCAGGACTGACGCCGCCTCCACAGTCATGATTGTATGACGTGTCATTTTCAACCATCCATTCTGCCCCAAACTGGTCTGCTGAATGTGCCAGAACACCTGAAGGAGTGAGGAAGTCATCTTCGGGAAGGCCATTGAAGTTGCCACAAATGCCACACACAACTCCATTGTAGTCTGCTGGCACAACAATGTTTAACTGCCAGGAACCACCATAACTGACACCGAAACCAAAGTCAGTTGAGACATATACAATCTGTCCTGTGGAGTAGACAGAGACCCGACCAGAGTCAAGGTAGACTGGAAGGTTTCTGATCTCTTCATCAACCTGGTTGAGGAAAAAGTAGAGATGGTAATGAATAATGAGAACAATATAGTTTTTCATAGTACAAATACTCCATGGACATTTTCAGTGAGTTTGAACAGCTTACCTTAACAGCAGAATAACCGTTCATGTCCTGTGACATGTGCACAAGGTGCCCAGAGACGTTGACAAAAACTTCGACAGTTATTGACACTGGCCATTCATGCCACCCATCATTTTTTGCATCGACCTGGAAGTGCGGTAGACCACGAGTGTCATCACATACTTTGGCCAGAACATATCGGCATCTGCCTTGAAAGTCAAAATATGTTCCATCAAAAGACTTATAATGTGGGTCTCCTGAAGCATAACAGCTACCATGTGGATTAGGATGGCAGCCATACTCCCCATCCACCACACGGCAGATCTCCTGTTCACTGCATGATGATGGTGTGCAACGGACATTTCCAGTGATTCCATCACAGACACACAGGAACTGACACTCTTCACCATGCCAGAACTGCTCCCCAGGCTGCCGATAACGCCCATCATAGTGGCAGCCGCAGCCAGTGGGGGGAACACAGTGATCTCCATCCAGCACCAGTCCATCATTGCACTGGCATCCCCCCTGGCATGGCAGCGTGCACTGGAAGGGAAATGAGAGACTAGGGCAGGATGCAGGACAGGATGTGCCACACAATTCAAAATGGGTATTTGCTGGACAGTTCGGATCTGGGAGGTTtaagataaaacattaaaatgacaatGATTGATCAGTACTTTGAAGGATATATATGGTTTTAATTCTGAAAATCGTATCATATTACAAGATACTAACCACAGTGGGTGAAACTCCTCCACTCTCCAACTCCGATGCCATTCTGTTGGCAGTGCAGTGTGTAGCCTCGCAGGGCCTCACATAGAGCCTCCCTAGCACCGCCCGTCTGCTCCAGCATCTGAATGCAATCTTCAATCCGTTGCCAAGGGTCTAGTGTTCTGCTACACTCAGCAAATGGTCCATCATTCATGGCCATGATGCTGCACTGCTCTCTGAACTTGCTCCTGTTCTGATATTGACCTGGTTCCCACATGTCAGTTGGGTCCTCACAGTGGGCTGAAAGGGATCCATCACGCCAGCTGTCTGCAAAAAGCTGGGAGTCATCCAGCAGCACTCCATCCGGGCTGTAGAATTCATCTTCAACATTTCCATTCAAGTTCCCACACAGACCTCCAAGTGTACCATTGTAAGTGGTTGGCGCAGTGATTTGGACAATGTGTGGCCAGTCAGCTCTAACAGTCACTCCAAAGTTTGTCTCCAAAACAAAACCTCTTGCACTGCTATGATAGATATGGATTTGACTGGAACCAACACTTATAGGTAGACCAACCATCTGTCCATCCacctgaggagaaaaaaaaagtctgactTTGATCTAGCATTTGAGTTTTAGATAATGgttaaatgctgaaaaaaaattgcCTAACCTGTACATTGCTACCTTCTCCCAATTCAATGGAAACATGTGTTCCCCCTGTCTCAAACTTCAGGAACCTGGAAAAGTCTTGAAGGCCTCTGGGTACTTTCTCAACTGTCAATACAAAGTATGGCAGTTGGGATGGCCCCATGACTCTTGCAAGGGTCAGTCCACAAGCTCCTGGGTATCTGAAAgtttgtccatcaaaggtgtgGTATGAACCCAGGCTTTCAACTGAACAGGTAGCATAACTGATGGGTCTGCAACCCCTTACACCATTATGGAGTCCACACACTTCAGCTGGACCACACTGGTGTTGAGTGCACACCATTGACCTGCTATTGCAAACGCATTGCCTCCCACAGTCCTCGCCCAACACTACCGACTGTCCTTCAGAGTAATAGAAGCCCTCAAAGACACAGCCACAGTTTACTTCAGCTACACACTGCCCAGCGCTGAGGATGTACCCATCATCACAAATACAGCTCTCCTGATTAGGCAGGGGACAGTTTATTGGTGCAAAGGGGTTGCTGCATGTGGCAGGGCAGCTTGTTCCTTGAGACTCAAAATGACTGTGCTCAGGACATTGAATCTCTGGAAATGGAGGGCAGAAGTAGGAATATGCATCAAACTCTGTGATCTTTCACACTGCACAGTTATTTCAGTTACACAAAGTTGAATGCAAAACTAAGTTCTACTGAAGACATAACAAGGCACTTACCGCAAAAGCCTGGTTGTCTCCACTGCCCTAGTTGTACACCCTGTTGTTGGCATTGAGCAGAATACACATTGAGAGCTTGGCACAAAATCGGCTGGTACCCTCCTCCTAAGCAAAGGTCATAGACACAGTTCTCTATGTAGGTCTGTGGCGAAAACACAGAGTGACAAGATGCAAAAGGTCCCAAAACATCTCCTAGAATCCCACAGTGGTTTGTGTCACTGTAAAGGCTCATTTCATTGGCGGTACAAACCGCACAACCTAGACCTGTGCACCTGACATCATGGCATTCAGGATCTGTGTCTCCCTCTACCTTCCAAGAGTTGGCAAAGTCAATATCTGAGCTCAAGATCTCCCCAGAGATTGAACGGAAGTCATCTTCAGGATGTAGGTTATAGTTTCCACACAGACCACATGTGGCATTCTGGTAGTCATAAGGTACAGAGATGGTGACGTAGCTATATGCATCATATGTAACTAGGAGACCAAAATCTGTGCTGATGGCCAAGGAAAAACCTGACTGATAGACTTGGATGGAACCATTGTGGAGGGTGAATGGTGTTGCTATAAAGGTCCCATTAACCTTGACAAtgttgaaaaaaagaaattaagaaaatggAAGGATGGCTGTACTCAATATTACAGCAAAACAGTGATACTTACCTTTGCTTCATGATAGTGATCTTTAACCAGTTCAATTTCTTCATTATAGACCAATACTCTGACCATTCGAGTCCACGACACATGTGTGCTACCCCGATGCTCATTTTTTCCCTCAATGCGATAGTACGGCAAACCATTTCCACAAGCctataaaatgtcaaaaatcaGTATCAGTAAAGAATCCCCAGTCTTGTCGAAtctatacaataaatacaaagtCATAGCAACATTACTAACCTCAGACAGAACATATGTGCAGGTTCCTTGAAAGTGAAAAATCTGATTGTCAAATGTGTAGTAGTGAGGATCACCAGAGATGGTGCATGTTTGCCGCTGAATGTTCTGACAAGAGTATTGGAAAGCATCTTGACGACAAGCTTGGGAATAAGTGCAGGGCTCAAAGCTGCACTGGAGGCCTCTTCTGGTACAGGTGCATCTTTCCTGGCAGGCAGCATCACTCCAGAAAGAGTCTCCTAGCTGCACTGGCAAACCTGTAAAAGAGACTTagggtttatttatataaaaacctaAAATCATTTGTGTAATTACTGGAAGGACTCAGCTGTAGTTCACTGGCATGGTACAATTCCAGTTGAATAGGTCATTCTTAGTTTGGCTGCAAATAGCAAATGTGGCATGCAGTTAGGGCAGTAACATTACCATTAAATTGACAGCCCCGTGATCCATGATCG
This portion of the Carassius gibelio isolate Cgi1373 ecotype wild population from Czech Republic chromosome A12, carGib1.2-hapl.c, whole genome shotgun sequence genome encodes:
- the LOC128025529 gene encoding alpha-tectorin-like, which gives rise to MRFLISLCVSLLLLINVAFQSFSSDPCYNYESLDRPWRATNESGDYICDDSFSWNGWYRLFYNGMNIQIPETCVSSYSCNTYISLWLNGPHPQIEDGVVTRELCGGAYWSGCCNYKTNPIRLKACPGNYYVYELVKPQIGCSGYCTDRGISSSTTTATYSSVKYNLFVLISHFTDYDPCENYNVLNNYWRSTLNYWSMYGYISDHDDTLVEWDGWYRLFINESSAQMPEWCFNYMSCGSISSLWLGGSHPRLEDGVVTREVYGSRYDQCSRYRSEPIQVKACPGEYYVYKFTRPTVSIPLPVYCAVPFTTPSVDPCYTYTSLDEPWRATDNSYYNNYYYNYMCDYNVEWNGWYRMFYNGQNARMPESCVNNGMCGTVYPMSLNDTHPQLEDGVVLRQICTSVWSDCCAYRSHPIRVKACPGNYYVYEFVKPMFCGAYCVVSEASNQSTPSVSTTTERIPPIESITPPITTTAPPVDPCYNYNVLDELWRATNNQHSSQIMCDIGVGWNGWYRLFIQDQSVQMPDTCVDEYSCGTHAPLWLNGGHPTVEDGVVTRDVCGHWSNDCCYFHSNPIKVKACPGGYYVYEFVNPSACSLAYCAGPFYPFGTGDTVNARSDDGSSSVIYLQQPFIFFGQTYNQINVNNNGHLTFDGAWYSYTPYQFPAYGGKDLIAPFWTDIDNQWNGVISYQQYTSGSVLTQATQDINQYFPDLSFSASWVFVATWDRVAYFYNSGTETSFQVVLISNGHLSFVIMNYGAIAPTQRYVQAGYDTIDSSHHFSITGSLQNDITRLPHSSNVNVPGRWAFRTDHGSRGCQFNGLPVQLGDSFWSDAACQERCTCTRRGLQCSFEPCTYSQACRQDAFQYSCQNIQRQTCTISGDPHYYTFDNQIFHFQGTCTYVLSEACGNGLPYYRIEGKNEHRGSTHVSWTRMVRVLVYNEEIELVKDHYHEAKVNGTFIATPFTLHNGSIQVYQSGFSLAISTDFGLLVTYDAYSYVTISVPYDYQNATCGLCGNYNLHPEDDFRSISGEILSSDIDFANSWKVEGDTDPECHDVRCTGLGCAVCTANEMSLYSDTNHCGILGDVLGPFASCHSVFSPQTYIENCVYDLCLGGGYQPILCQALNVYSAQCQQQGVQLGQWRQPGFCEIQCPEHSHFESQGTSCPATCSNPFAPINCPLPNQESCICDDGYILSAGQCVAEVNCGCVFEGFYYSEGQSVVLGEDCGRQCVCNSRSMVCTQHQCGPAEVCGLHNGVRGCRPISYATCSVESLGSYHTFDGQTFRYPGACGLTLARVMGPSQLPYFVLTVEKVPRGLQDFSRFLKFETGGTHVSIELGEGSNVQVDGQMVGLPISVGSSQIHIYHSSARGFVLETNFGVTVRADWPHIVQITAPTTYNGTLGGLCGNLNGNVEDEFYSPDGVLLDDSQLFADSWRDGSLSAHCEDPTDMWEPGQYQNRSKFREQCSIMAMNDGPFAECSRTLDPWQRIEDCIQMLEQTGGAREALCEALRGYTLHCQQNGIGVGEWRSFTHCDPNCPANTHFELCGTSCPASCPSLSFPFQCTLPCQGGCQCNDGLVLDGDHCVPPTGCGCHYDGRYRQPGEQFWHGEECQFLCVCDGITGNVRCTPSSCSEQEICRVVDGEYGCHPNPHGSCYASGDPHYKSFDGTYFDFQGRCRYVLAKVCDDTRGLPHFQVDAKNDGWHEWPVSITVEVFVNVSGHLVHMSQDMNGYSAVKVDEEIRNLPVYLDSGRVSVYSTGQIVYVSTDFGFGVSYGGSWQLNIVVPADYNGVVCGICGNFNGLPEDDFLTPSGVLAHSADQFGAEWMVENDTSYNHDCGGGVSPGNCHDASTTLISQALCEIIRDSQGPFSFCHGSVDPQAYFDNCVFDVCISENSNDVLCHSVQAYVSACQSANTVVYPWRESASCVMECSSNIPNSHYEVCGTDCGHTCASSIDASCEHTCSEGCFCDEGFVRSGGLCIPVEQCGCLYDGFYYNIGEQFWDSTCSQRCQCFAPNDLRCSPSGCPPTMDCAVRNGHRDCYSPMSTCTVWGDPHYITFDGAVAHFQGTCSYEIAQTCGNVTENDLEFRVVATNRHRGNMVVSFVSAVDVWLSQHGLQTHITIGQNRKVKVDGTAIDSPTYQNNDLVEIREEQGFVILNAFNEFIVHFDGHNSLLVRASERFYGSLCGMCGNFNGNPADDKVLPSGDPAPDDDSFGHSWQSDTSIPGCGARDQTGNADECPSRQRYSDLCSIITNTTGPFQNCHLHVDPAPYYYSCVYDLCLYTRANGMLCSAVEAYETACAILEIQIPEWRSALWCDVRDRCSELSCSEDEWCGKKSGVYGCLCNDDLPRPQADSFDFSESCESSSGSMSVSRCQLFEAGFPADVLHLNDPSCRGTVRNGRVEFHFDNDEHICGTNLLANGTHFIYSNYILGTPRSEGLISREKILKLSFSCAYPQTQTLSMNVEINPLESIVHKTLPAGEGRYQVRMIPYEDDEFTRPFTGRVDAELDQKMNVEVRVEGVDSRQFALVMDTCWATPENDPDYSLRWDLILTECPNPNDDTVELLQNGVSTSSRFSFRMFIFTANSTKLYLHCAVHLCLLSSNRCSTDCNSEHQWRERRSLDFHDSASISLGPLMLSEGSTDKWVPQQVKVSEASRLCASLMLLLVPLFGFLNLF